A DNA window from Candidatus Protochlamydia naegleriophila contains the following coding sequences:
- a CDS encoding MFS transporter, which translates to MSRFSFIIILLVGFVDYLGIALVYPIFAALLFDTSYGLLAFDASLSYRGALLGILIALTPLSQFITSPFLGAFSDRKGRRIALLLGIGIGCMGYSLAVIGLMTKSLSLLFLYRMLVGVSEGTAVVAQAALVDMSSEEERAKRFSWLSSSLGVGFMIGPFLGGKLSDPHFVSWGGYVIPFILAGTFSLINLILVWTAFPETNLQRKQSPFSWKSEIDNMRRVFALDHLRWLLLAGFLLAFGWSFFNEFVPIFLQDRFKFSTGSIGDFYAYTSAWYALSAAFATAPLLKRFQAEKLLAFALSGCASFMLIILLVPVSSGLWFVLPFLMYFLALSFPTTAAAVSNKVGAAHQGEVLGVYQAVQACAMGISPLLFGSAVGVYSFLAIVGGAIALLMGGWAAWRGSRPPRVTAHNS; encoded by the coding sequence ATGTCACGATTTAGTTTTATAATCATTTTATTAGTTGGCTTTGTCGATTATTTAGGCATCGCGCTGGTTTATCCAATCTTTGCTGCCTTATTGTTCGATACCTCTTATGGGCTTCTTGCTTTCGATGCTTCTCTTAGCTATCGAGGGGCTTTGTTGGGTATTTTAATTGCCCTCACCCCACTTTCTCAATTTATCACCTCTCCTTTTTTAGGGGCTTTTTCTGATCGTAAAGGGCGGCGTATTGCACTGCTGCTTGGAATCGGAATTGGCTGCATGGGTTATAGTTTGGCTGTTATAGGGCTTATGACGAAATCATTGAGTCTTCTCTTTCTTTACCGCATGTTAGTGGGAGTTTCAGAAGGAACAGCCGTGGTGGCGCAAGCTGCGCTTGTGGATATGAGTTCAGAGGAAGAGAGGGCTAAACGCTTCTCATGGCTCAGCTCGAGTTTAGGGGTTGGATTTATGATTGGCCCCTTTTTGGGCGGCAAGTTATCCGACCCCCATTTTGTCAGTTGGGGCGGTTATGTCATTCCTTTTATTTTGGCAGGGACTTTTTCTCTGATTAATCTTATCTTGGTTTGGACAGCCTTCCCAGAAACTAATTTACAGCGCAAACAGTCGCCTTTTTCTTGGAAGAGCGAGATTGATAATATGCGCCGAGTCTTTGCTCTCGATCATCTGAGATGGCTGCTGCTTGCAGGGTTTTTACTTGCATTTGGATGGTCATTCTTTAATGAATTTGTCCCGATTTTTTTACAGGATCGCTTTAAATTTTCGACTGGGTCAATAGGAGATTTCTATGCTTACACAAGCGCCTGGTATGCTCTGAGTGCTGCTTTTGCAACGGCTCCTCTATTAAAACGATTCCAAGCTGAAAAGCTTCTTGCCTTTGCTTTAAGTGGTTGTGCAAGCTTCATGCTCATTATCCTTCTCGTTCCAGTGAGCAGCGGCCTTTGGTTCGTTCTTCCATTTTTAATGTACTTTTTAGCATTGTCCTTCCCGACAACGGCGGCGGCGGTCTCTAACAAGGTGGGCGCGGCCCATCAAGGCGAAGTTTTGGGGGTGTATCAAGCTGTTCAGGCTTGTGCTATGGGAATCAGTCCATTGCTTTTCGGGTCGGCTGTAGGGGTTTATTCATTTTTGGCGATCGTAGGCGGGGCGATTGCCTTATTGATGGGTGGCTGGGCTGCTTGGAGAGGAAGCCGCCCGCCTCGCGTTACTGCACACAATAGCTAA
- a CDS encoding ubiquitin carboxyl-terminal hydrolase, with amino-acid sequence MKLGFKEVLFSDNNVSLFQYQYRHRVIDVTKHKTKIIALSILVGFLTPFTLGVSFYLTLHILTARYKWKKIQKLEKRLEVIVRSLCPLERSGGLMNGGNTCYIAATLQSLKNLSFFMECLNDKTYRLTQKEDETAGMFSKRLEIRQALAAILNASSKGETICAQAMHRFRLLLRSFDSGISETGPGDAIKVWQILHQVLELPYISYCRIRTNQLIEKDSDHINLPPEHLQAHLFQQKIVQPARIFMLNKAVPILTFINLNPYSNVAVGLVPSIKVPVYGEDNLAEYRLVSMLGGLKHSTAYVKNQQDQSWVLFDDEDVLKLEEPSEACRKTAVVLFYQLVEN; translated from the coding sequence ATGAAACTGGGCTTTAAAGAGGTGCTATTTTCCGATAACAACGTTAGCTTATTTCAATATCAATATAGACACCGGGTGATCGATGTCACAAAGCACAAAACCAAGATCATTGCTCTATCGATTCTGGTCGGATTCTTAACGCCATTTACATTGGGAGTTAGCTTTTACCTGACCCTACATATTTTGACTGCGCGCTATAAATGGAAAAAAATTCAAAAATTAGAAAAGAGGCTGGAAGTTATCGTGCGGTCGCTCTGTCCGCTCGAAAGGTCGGGCGGTCTGATGAATGGGGGCAATACGTGCTATATTGCTGCTACCTTACAGAGCCTTAAGAACCTTTCCTTTTTTATGGAGTGCTTAAATGATAAAACCTATCGTTTAACACAGAAAGAAGACGAAACAGCCGGCATGTTTTCTAAGCGGTTAGAGATCCGCCAAGCCTTGGCAGCCATTTTAAATGCCTCCTCGAAGGGAGAAACAATATGTGCTCAAGCGATGCATCGTTTCCGTCTTTTATTAAGGAGCTTCGATTCTGGAATTTCAGAAACAGGACCCGGGGATGCGATCAAGGTTTGGCAGATTCTTCATCAGGTTTTAGAGCTCCCTTACATTTCCTATTGCCGCATACGGACCAATCAGCTCATCGAAAAAGATAGCGATCACATTAATCTTCCGCCGGAACATTTACAAGCTCATCTCTTTCAGCAAAAAATTGTCCAGCCGGCCAGAATCTTTATGCTAAATAAAGCTGTTCCTATTCTGACTTTTATTAATCTAAATCCCTATTCTAATGTCGCTGTGGGGCTTGTTCCGAGCATAAAGGTGCCTGTCTATGGTGAAGATAATCTGGCTGAATACCGCCTCGTGTCAATGCTCGGCGGCTTGAAGCACTCAACTGCTTATGTCAAAAATCAGCAAGATCAATCATGGGTCTTGTTTGATGATGAAGATGTACTAAAGCTTGAAGAGCCGAGCGAAGCTTGTAGAAAAACTGCTGTCGTTCTGTTTTATCAGTTAGTCGAAAATTAA
- a CDS encoding alpha/beta hydrolase, which translates to MGISNDSIQSAYFKSDYNYGSDSRSIKPKNAIAAFVNDVSTRMIKTFVYPGASFLKGDFINPERMEKAREQLLGIGGRSVTMETPDGDKIDGMHLRAKDFKALIDKYCDYQEEDNGDGTVNQFLTIKAEYCSVVKRQSFSDQSSFDYMQPNAEADQFIRQSIKALGIINFPSGELSLEPPVRGYRIELGNVRQDLKKIEERSEGSHPTALICPGSGMSYAAYKGLAASYLLRGIDVMMVDVRGYGKSGGSPTAYKTKLDVETAYQYLSRELGIKNEDMIVHGHCLGGGPASDLAARRKGVNLILDRTFAEYREVARERFPIIKKLVHHILPSIVDYNNAANLNRVQGHIGIVMAIHDTVIHSSQIMKLIDNLPYTRKGQEIKLMDFNGEHTGSWTDDAVTSRQFNQFLEKTGLRQRVF; encoded by the coding sequence ATGGGTATTTCTAACGATTCTATTCAATCAGCCTACTTTAAATCAGATTATAATTATGGTTCTGATAGTCGGTCGATCAAGCCGAAGAATGCCATAGCAGCCTTTGTAAACGATGTTAGCACGCGCATGATTAAAACATTTGTATATCCTGGGGCTTCATTTCTAAAAGGTGATTTCATCAATCCGGAGCGGATGGAAAAAGCGAGGGAGCAGCTTCTAGGGATTGGGGGCAGGTCGGTGACGATGGAGACTCCGGATGGCGATAAGATAGATGGAATGCATTTGCGGGCCAAAGATTTTAAAGCTTTAATAGATAAATACTGCGATTATCAAGAAGAAGACAATGGAGATGGCACGGTCAACCAGTTTTTAACGATTAAGGCCGAATATTGTAGCGTGGTTAAGCGGCAATCATTTAGCGATCAGTCGAGTTTTGACTATATGCAGCCTAATGCGGAGGCTGATCAATTTATCCGTCAATCAATTAAGGCATTAGGGATTATTAATTTCCCCTCCGGCGAACTGTCTTTGGAGCCTCCCGTTAGGGGGTATCGCATTGAGCTTGGAAATGTTCGGCAAGATTTAAAGAAAATAGAAGAGCGCAGTGAGGGGTCCCATCCAACAGCGCTTATTTGTCCAGGGTCTGGCATGAGCTATGCTGCCTATAAAGGCTTGGCAGCTTCTTATCTGCTGCGAGGTATTGACGTGATGATGGTTGATGTGAGAGGTTATGGAAAAAGCGGGGGAAGCCCAACTGCCTATAAAACCAAGCTCGATGTAGAAACGGCATATCAATATTTGAGCCGAGAACTTGGGATTAAGAATGAGGATATGATCGTTCATGGGCACTGCTTGGGAGGAGGGCCGGCTTCTGATCTAGCCGCAAGAAGGAAAGGGGTGAATCTTATTTTAGACCGCACCTTTGCAGAGTATCGCGAGGTCGCACGCGAGCGCTTTCCTATTATCAAAAAGTTGGTTCACCACATTCTGCCCAGCATTGTCGACTACAACAATGCGGCCAATTTGAATCGGGTACAGGGACATATAGGGATTGTGATGGCTATCCACGATACAGTGATACACTCATCGCAAATAATGAAACTCATTGACAATTTGCCTTATACCCGTAAAGGTCAAGAGATTAAATTGATGGACTTTAATGGAGAGCACACAGGTTCATGGACGGATGATGCGGTTACTTCACGGCAATTTAACCAATTTCTTGAAAAAACCGGATTGCGGCAAAGAGTCTTTTAA